In one Brienomyrus brachyistius isolate T26 chromosome 5, BBRACH_0.4, whole genome shotgun sequence genomic region, the following are encoded:
- the LOC125742871 gene encoding liprin-alpha-3-like — protein MMCEVMPTISEDGRSGGGGSSSPAGGGVGAGAGSGMGAMGGGYGGREPRGDEGGSSGNLESLMVNMLTERERLLENLRETQDSLGTAQLRLRDLGHEKESLQRQLSIALPQEFAVLTKELNMCREQLLEREEEIAELKAERNNTRLLLEHLECLVSRHERSLRMTVVKRQAQSPAGVSSEVEVLKALKSLFEHHKALDEKVRERLRVSLERVSVLEEELEASTQEVLSLRDQIKRRQQGVDNGKEKLPNGPSVLDDREVDRQREGEIERQRAELSQLRERLALMCRQVGEIEEQLAAARREVTKTEEANQKLQRDVKEALCQREDMEERITTLERRYLSAQREATSLHDIKDKLENELASKESLYRQSEEKNRQLQERLDDAKQKLQQTLQRAETLPEIEAQLAQRVAALNKAEERHGNFEERLRQMEAQLEEKNQELQRARQRERMNDEHNKRLSDTVDKLLSESNERLQLHLKERMAALEEKNALSEELANMKKIQDDLLANKDQLIAELERLQTELDQLRGRPSSTYSRSLPGSALELRFPQGTGALPAGSTTHLDHYGNAASGGVVRRTHRGRWGPAREDASKYGEWDSGNLLAPGFEGGVEGGCSDDEEDRETVFGSELLSPSGQTDVQTLAIMLQEQLEAINKEIKLIQEEKESTELRAEEIESRVSSVALDGPPIPPTSLGGTGRGFIPSSLTSSTLASPSPPSSGHSTPRLPHSPARENERQNNKEEERSLALVDSTPPPTPRALRLDRMTHTHPGAGLDDHREFRSLSADGSGSNSSQDSLHKSSKKKSIKSSIGRLFGKKEKGRMGQPGRESVSLASTPSDDVSSADPLGLTKLTGSVDKDRRSKKKHELLEEACRQGLPFASWDGPTVVSWLELWVGMPAWYVAACRANVRSGAIMANLSDTEIQREIGISNPLHRLKLRLAIQEMVSLTSPSAPASTRSSTSNVWMTHAEMESLTAATKPELKEISWDQILAYGDMNHEWVGNEWLPSLGLPQYRSYFMESLVDARMLDHLTKKELRGQLKMVDSFHRVSLHYGIMCLKRLNYDRKELERKREESQHQNKDVMVWSNERVMCWVQSVGLKEFADNLRESGVHGSLLALDDTFDYTDLALLLQIPNQNTQARQLLEKEYNALISVGTERRPDEDGTKTFTRSPSWRKMFREKDLRGVTSDSSETLPPNFRASAISTPSVTLRKVQSEVNSGSRGESGSVRTYSC, from the exons GAGTTCGCGGTgctgaccaaagagctgaatatgtgcagggagcagctgctggagcgggaggaggagaTTGCGGAGCTGAAGGCCGAGAGGAACAACACGCGG CTCCTGCTCGAGCACCTGGAGTGTCTGGTGTCCCGGCACGAGCGCAGCCTGAGGATGACCGTGGTGAAGAGGCAGGCCCAGTCACCCGCCGGGGTCTCCAGTGAAGTAGAAGTGCTCAAGGCCCTTAAGTCACTCTTTGAGCACCACAAGGCGCTGGATGAGAAG GTTCGAGAGCGACTCCGGGTGTCCCTTGAGAGAGTGTCTGTTTTAGAGGAAGAACTGGAGGCTTCTACACAAGAG GTCTTGTCTTTGCGGGACCAAATTAAAAGACGACAGCAAGGGGTGGATAACGGGAAAGAG AAACTGCCCAACGGGCCCTCGGTTCTTGATGACAGAGaggtagacagacagagagaaggGGAGATTGAACGGCAGAGAGCTGAACTCTCCCAGTTGAGAGAGAGGCTCGCGCTGATGTGTAGACAG GTGGGGGAAATCGAGGAGCAGCTTGCCGCTGCCCGGAGGGAGGTAACCAAAACAGAGGAGGCCAATCAAAAGCTCCAGAGGGACGTAAAGGAG GCGCTCTGTCAGAGGGAGGACATGGAGGAACGAATTACCACCTTAGAACGCAG ATACCTCAGTGCCCAGAGGGAGGCAACCTCTCTCCATGACATCAAAGACAAGCTTGAAAACGAGCTGGCGAGCAAAGAGTCGCTTTACAGACAG AGCGAGGAGAAGAACAGGCAACTGCAGGAGCGGCTAGATGACGCCAAGCAGAAGTTGCAGCAGACGCTTCAGAGAGCGGAGACGCTGCCAGAGATCGAGGCCCAACTCGCCCAGCGAGTGGCGGCGCTCAATAAG GCGGAAGAACGCCATGGCAACTTCGAAGAGCGGTTGCGACAGATGGAGGCACAACTGGAGGAGAAAAATCAGGAGCTGCAGAGG GCACGGCAGAGAGAAAGGATGAACGACGAGCACAACAAACGGCTGTCTGACACAGTAGACAAGCTCCTGTCCGAATCCAACGAGAGGCTGCAGCTTCACTTGAAGGAGAGAATGGCAGCTCTTGAAGAGAAG aATGCTCTTTCAGAAGAGCTGGCAAACATGAAGAAGATACAGGATGATCTTTTAGCAAACAAG GACCAGCTCATAGCTGAACTAGAGAGACTTCAGACTGAACTTGATCAGCTGAGGGGAAGGCCCAGTTCAACCTACTCCAG GTCTCTTCCAGGAAGTGCACTGGAACTGAGGTTCCCCCAAGGGACCGGTGCTCTCCCAGCTGGTTCGACCACGCACCTGGATCACTATGGCAACGCAGCCTCAGGGGGCGTGGTTAGGCGGACTCACCGCGGGCGATGGGGTCCAGCCAGGGAGGATGCCAGCAAG TATGGGGAATGGGATAGCGGCAATCTGCTAGCACCCGGGTTCGAAGGCGGTGTCGAGGGCGGCTGCTCAGATGACGAGGAGGACAGAGAGACGGTCTTTGGGTCAGAGCTCCTCTCCCCCAGTGGACAGACAGATGTGCAGACCCTGGCCATTATGCTACAGGAGCAGCTGGAGGCTATCAACAAAGAGATAAA ACTGATTCAAGAGGAGAAAGAAAGCACAGAGCTAAGGGCGGAAGAGATTGAGAGCAGAGTCAGCAGTGTTGCTCTGGATGGGCCTCCAATTCCTCCGACCTCATTGGGTGGGACTGGGAGGGGCTTCATTCCATCATCTCTCACCTCCTCTACTCTGGCCTCCCCGTCACCTCCAAGCTCTGGACATTCAACACCCCGATTGCCTCACTCTCCTGCCCGAGAGAACGAGAGACAG AACAACAAGGAGGAGGAGAGGTCGCTGGCCCTTGTGGACTCCACTCCTCCCCCCACTCCTCGAGCTCTCCGATTGGACAGGATGACTCACACACACCCGGGTGCTGGCCTTGATGACCATCGGGAGTTCCGCAG CCTTTCAGCTGACGGCAGCGGCTCCAACAGCAGCCAAGACTCCCTCCACAAGTCTAGCAAGAAGAAAAGCATTAAGTCTTCCATCGGTCGCCTCTTTGGCAAGAAAGAGAAAGGGAGGATGGGCCAGCCGGGACGGGAATCTGTATCCCTGG CCTCAACACCCTCTGATGATGTCAGCTCTGCAGATCCTCTCGGCCTGACCAAACTCACTGGATCCGTGGACAAGGACCGGCGAAGCAAGAAGAA gcATGAGTTACTGGAGGAGGCCTGTCGCCAGGGTCTCCCCTTCGCTTCCTGGGATGGACCGACTGTGGTGTCCTGGCTGGAG CTGTGGGTGGGCATGCCTGCCTGGTATGTGGCAGCATGCAGGGCGAATGTTAGGAGTGGCGCAATCATGGCCAACCTGTCGGACACGGAGATTCAGCGGGAGATCGGCATCAGCAACCCGCTGCACCGACTCAAGCTGCGGTTGGCCATCCAGGAGATGGTGTCCCTGACCAGCCCCTCAGCCCCCGCCAGCACGCGATCT TCGACTAGTAACGTGTGGATGACGCATGCGGAAATGGAGTCTCTCACCGCTGCCACGAAACCT GAGCTGAAAGAGATAAGCTGGGATCAG ATTCTGGCCTATGGGGACATGAACCACGAGTGGGTGGGAAACGAGTGGCTCCCCAGCCTGGGTCTGCCCCAGTACCGCAGCTACTTCATGGAGTCCCTGGTGGACGCCCGTATGCTAGACCACCTGACCAAGAAGGAGCTGAGGGGCCAGTTAAAGATGGTGGACAGCTTCCACAG GGTCAGCCTGCATTACGGCATTATGTGCCTGAAGCGTTTAAACTACGACAGAAAGGAGctggagagaaagagggaggagAGCCAGCACCAGAACAAAG ATGTGATGGTATGGTCAAATGAGCGGgtcatgtgctgggtgcagtCCGTGGGTCTGAAGGAGTTTGCCGACAACCTGAGGGAGAGTGGGGTGCACGGGTCGCTCTTGGCCCTTGACGACACCTTCGACTACACGGACCTGGCCCTGTTGCTGCAGATCCCCAACCAGAACACACAG GCCCGACAGCTCTTGGAGAAGGAGTACAATGCGCTCATTTCCGTGGGAACGGAGAGGAGGCCAGATGAG GATGGCACAAAAACATTCACCCGCTCGCCCTCATGGAGGAAGATGTTCAGGGAGAAGGATCTTAGGGGAGTCACATCTGACTCCTCCGAGACACTGCCGCCCAACTTCCGTGCCTCGGCCATCTCTACGCCGTCAGTGACCCTGAGGAAAGTCCAGAGTGAGG TAAATTCTGGGTCCAGAGGGGAGTCGGGATCAGTGCGGACTTACTCCTGCTGA